The sequence GTTCtttttaaatttcgacatacagcacagtaacaagcccatgctgtccaattatacccaaataacctataacccctgatatgttttgaatggtgggagaaaatcaAAGGACCGgagggaaatccacgcagacacggggagaatgtacaaactccttatagacagcgcaggatttgaaccccaatcctgatcactggcgctgtaacagcattgtgctaaccgctacaccaactgtgccaccctgacttcctccttaCAAAGTTATCCTgcaaagaaagatcaattagcataCAGCAAGGGCAGCTTGATTGTGCTGTTTTGGAGTTCATTCAGCAtcgctgcagggaagaaactatttAAGCTTGTTGATACACgctttcacactcttaaaccTTTTCCCTGATTGGCGGAGGGAGGAGAGAGTAGGTCTAGTGTGTGATTGGTCCTTAAGTATGTTAGCTGCCTTTCCTAGTCAGCAAAAGGTGCAGATTAAGTCCATGGAGGAGAGACAATTTGCATTGTGTCCCAACTCTTTAATGTTATGTATGTAAAGCAATCACTGTGTCTTCCTTTATAAAAATTGATATAACAATATGGAATTTTGAAATGATAAAGATGTAACATTGTCATATTTTCCTTTCTTGGACTGGAGTGAAGCCATGAGGTTGGCAAGTAATTGTTGGTCTCTGTATTTGCAAGCACAAACatttttgtgtgcattttctttttatcttccCTGTGGAACATATTTATTCTTTGTACAATGTTTTCAAGATGATCCAATTGAGGCTAAAAATTGTGTTGGGAAATTATTGGCTTTATTAACCCACTACACTGTAATGTTCTTTCATTTTCTCAATAGGCTCCTGCTCTGactttaattcatttttttctcgaTAAAGTGTTAATAAAACCAAATAATAAATAGATATTCACATTTTATTTTCCACCAAATATTTTTATAATTCAGAATCCTTTTATGGGTATAATCTTCAATTGTACGAAGAATTAAATGGACCTTTCCTGGCTGAGTTGTTAAAACAGTGGGCAGCGAGTTATGTGCAGCACATTTTCAatgtaattttcctttccattatTATATAGATGTCCTGAAGTTCTagttaaattatatttttcatgGTTATTATTTTTTGCTGGACATTTTCGCTGAAAAGGAATAGATGTGAAGACTGTACAAGCCTTGAACTGAACATGTTAGGATTCTATTATATGGTGAAGAGAACCATTGTGAAGGAGGGCCGAGGTAACTGTGGCTCATAGGGGAAGTCAAAATCAGCAGAAAAGCAAAAGAGGATTTGGTAGCTTTTAAAAACCAACAGGaggtcattaaaaaaaagcaataaaatgaGAAAAGACGAACGATGAAGGTAAGCTAGCCAATATTCTAAAGAGGATACCAAAAGTGTTTCGGatactgtcggactctggctttaccttactcttaatttagtctatgtgtagtctgagtccagcgcgttctttgaatgaagtgataggagaaggtattcggttcaacagtcaatttattacacagcacaagaataaaacttaacagagctctgggtcactcattagttcataggtcacctgcacagtgagctactccccaagactgacccctattgtccagttggttcagtttatataggtcaaccttatcatacagaacaaaagttggcttcctttgctagatttcattatcatacagaacaaaagttgtcttcctttgatagatctttttgcataagggttatcacaagtcatctcctgttttgcagatatctggggtgtagcactcccatcttaatcctccaggccagactatcctgttgtgttgatcagaaattaattcatccccagatatttctaatcaccattctgttcttgtctggccaatttctgctgttctctttaacacctcctcatgccttaatcttcctcctagactggttttccattccctttgtttcttgcaggccattctttgttctggtctggcctgtgtctcctgtgctactcaccacctccttcagtttgagcattcctcctaaatcgttttatgcatttcctctccctgtattttggagcagacaattttgctcagccaactttgctccatactgtgattgccacttaatcacatttctttttccctgaaccatgcagtaaatatacacttattaattaatcatttatttcatactgttttaacccctagattccaacagtcccccttttggtctcatgaaaatgagaccaaccacctgttACCTTATTAGACCGAGACCTCAGGAGTTATTGCAAGGGCCGGCATCTCTGACCTCTTGTAGTCACTATACTCTTGGGAGGGCAGTAgtgacaaatacatgccttggggtctggggatgtctctctgtgaccacaCTCGTtgaatcaggcactggaggcagggaaggatgcacgggATCAGGACCAACGCCAACACCACAactccagcaactagcactgcagtctgtatccatccccagGCTCCAGAGAACAAGTTTCCCAGCCATGAGCTGCCCCAGGGTCGCCAGTTCTGAACCGGGacatgagctaatttgcgaatgccagatgaaatctcttactgcttgcccattgtcatcgatttttaaacaacaattagtgagattcaatttcccacacacacccccttcaGTGGCTAACAAGTAGTCTAAAGCTAAGTGGTTCTGAAACACCGTGGCCCtaatctgttgctgctcttctgccaACAGATCAAGGGCTGCGGCGGTGtcattggtgataatttccaaaatagcttgtaaacgaatcagacggtttaacatgtaaattgggGTTCGATATTCCCAGGACCCATCCTGTGCCCAAGTAGCAGGTCCATAATAAGAAataatgcgctctggaggccagtcctctccccactcaccgatctttaaatccctcttctggcggagcccctgatatacacgcgctgctaactgatgggagtcgttctgtggtaacagcacaaattgtggttgaatgatacctatacagcacgttcccctccagtctggctccaaaaaagtgtaagccgtattcccacaaatccaatataaaccctctggGGCAAATTCGTGTGGATAGGGATGAGCCCAAAATTGTCTGAGTGAGGGAACCCCTTCATATGGATTAACGCCCGTGCAATTCCATACCCCTTTCCCACGGGAGTTATCTGTTATAGGTCTACAATGTGTTACCTTCTGTGGGGACAGGAACCACCGGGGTCGCTGAGGATGCCATCGAGGGAACTTCCCCAAGATCTTAACCCTTGTGCACCTCGAATCTCCTTTATAATGCTTGCCTTGCTCCTTCCTGATACATTCCTCTCCTAATGGGTGATTAGCTAGATGCCATGTCTGGCGGGGGCGCGTTTCATCTGCCGATCCGTGAAAACTCATCAACTCCCATACTTCCAGGGGCTCCCTGCTCCATGGCCATGATCCATCTCTTGTgggtcccccacatacccaacagTTTTTAACCCCCAAGAGTTCTGCCGTAGTTTGGCAAAGGTCTACCCATCTGTTGTCCCCTACTCTGTGAGTGGCAGCCTGGCGTTTAGCGTTGGCATAGATATCCCCCTTATCTCTGTCCCATACGTATGGTTGTTTTCTCTTTTGCCACATGGGGTCCTACTGTATCCTCTGAATGGGAATTGAGCCCCCTTTCTCCTTATCTTGGTCTCCCTCCggggcacaaaaccatgttactcCTTGGGGACAGCGGTCTCGATTTGACGTGAACTGTAAAGAgcccttattgaatttaacatcatacacttgtccattatgcACACACTTACATCCCGTGTGAGTccccacacagtgttcaggaaagttagtccactcagcaaagtactgttctttttcgttgtgcgatccccaggccgagtgcacacactttgtacagtggttttctactccagccccttcaagggctcggaataccagtacccatagtccccacatagtattcatcccagctcctttcattgttttgatgccaataaattgattatgccgtcaaccactgatacacagtcactgtagtccaatagtctctttaaaaagggacgttaagtgttcttagtccgtggttgcttcacaggttctcagtcacctccgttcgaatctgttccagtgtccgtgtcggtgggtccgttgctgcacactgactccaatgataccacgtctcgccttttccttgtagtcgaaccgcgtgggacatcctctccaccactctgtagggtcctgtccacctgggctccgaccactttcttttgatgacctttagcagaacccacaccgcgactgaaggtatcggtgtttccccttctctgttgggacttgtgacctgttgtgaaaaatctgacaccagagccgttagtttttcataataaagcttgcatcccattgagcttacctcattcttcgtagtctgaattccggctcccggtcctggtgccctgtttgtagttcatatggagtaaatcctgtcacagaacttaccgaactccttattgacattaatgccaggggcaacgcatccacccaatttactttggtccgtgcctgtactttcctgatcttaccttttattgtttggttcatcctctccactttcccttgggattgtggatggtacaccgttccaaaggcatgtttcaatcccaacattgcttctacctcctgtagatcattattcttaaaatgacttccattatcagacctgatttttctaggaaatccttgtctcggaatatactggttgatcaggaatttacataccatccttgcatcttctcttttggcagggattgcctccggccaccctgtgaacacatctactgctactaagaggtatcgatagccacttaccctctcaatcatgtccgtataatcaagtacgatttcctgccctggtaacttaggtagcgggaactgaccttcatgtggctttacagtcgcctttacattgaaagctatacatacatcacactctctaatatggttctccaccatcgccggcaggaaggggtgccaccaatgtatcaagtaccttatcatctgcttctttccacagtgtgttagcccatgcgcctcctcgaggaggggtttcatgagtccagatggtaaaactggcctcccgtctatcgatctccatagtccttgatccttggttgcccccctttcctcccataccatcctttcctgaggtgatgcctttgcttgttcctgtattattacttctaccctacaccgtggtaataagtcatgtgctgttctgtctgcctgtatcataataaactgagggccgtatcctgctgcccttctagcggccatgtccgcttcctgatttccccgagccaccatcgtatctgttctatcatgtcctttacatttaagaactgctaatgcccttggtttcaggagggcctcagccagtttcctaacatccttctcgtgtttaattggggtcattgctgctgttaaaaacccacttctaatccattgactaagttcaacctgtaaTGTTCCTACCACATATGCTGAAtctatatatattgacctccttcccttctgcccattctaatgctgctatcattccctgtagttctgcgagttgtgctgactcctttcctctcactgtccctgtaatgatttcttcaaatcctcctgtagtttttcgtaccaccgcataggcagctttcaatccatctgtggggtgtctgtaataacacccatctgtaaacaaggtttcatctggttctcttaagggtgtagcctgtaagtcaggtcatattttaatatccttctcacaactcttctcacaacagtgtggttctccctctcccatattgtctgccatgttaatgccttcatgggtaaacgtaacatttggagcattcaggatcttttctagtctcgtctgccttagcgaagtcattgtaaatgctgtcgagctcacaaatgctgcaatactatgtgttgttaataccgtcaggccatgtcccattactatgtgtgccaccttttgtagaatctttgctactcccgctgcatgtctcgtacatggtgggtgtctgtcttctttcgggtctagtgtgatactcacatacatgagcacacatcttccacccccttttttctgaaaaagaacaccatcaattgtgtgtgctttttcagaaacatccaaaaagaaaggcagtttataatttggaatcgccaaatctgtagctgttgtaagagcttgcttcaatagaataaaactcatctcagcctgtgcagtccaatcaagtgtagctcccagattcctcatcccctgctcattcaccaaagttcgcagtggatgtgtcaactcaccatacgatgggataaactgcctactataacctgacaaacccaaaaacgaaagcatctctttaactgtctttggttttgtatgatgtagtatcgctgttcgatgtgcaggggaaatccctgtgcctttcgctgagaccattctccctaaaaaggtgaccacctgcctgcagcattgcagctttgagcgagaaactttaaagcctgccttgaacagctgcactagcaggagacaggtggcctccaaacaggaagtatgatgaggtgctgctaataggatgtcatctacatactggatcagaactaccccacctggcagtgctagcctccccagctgttctttcaacacctgattgaaaatccctggagataaaataaagccctgcggaagcctagtatcccgcaactttctacctctatacgtgaacgaaaacacatctcttaatggttctgccagcggcaagcaaaagaaagcattcgctaaatctatgcaagagaaccacttgtggttgggggttaaagcagtcatggcagtatatgggtttggtactggaactgtgggtgttctcacaataccattgatgtgccttaagtcatgggccatccgatatttgcccgtgtcttgtttaggaacaggtaaaatgggtgtattccaactagaacacgaatgttccaacacccctgaatacataaggccatccatggtctctgccaaaccttcctcagcttcaggtttgtggggatactgcatctgccaaataggggtgtaatctgacagttcgaaggttatgggatcaacctgctgacaaaaacccacatctgctggtcccactgaccacaggttctcagggagagaatctagcataggggctgagtcggggtgatccatcttctctctaccatgaaagcgttcaatctgtctatgctcaaggaggacttgatcatatgttggagacaaaattttgtatgcctgaccagatgaggagaactgcactgtcggtatttgggtgtcagaccagtcccttagggacctcaagttccgacacatcggtcccaaatcttttgcctgatgagtagtgccaattgcaagggtgacatgaggaatgccctcacctgccatctcataccattccagctgttcagatgtcagtgccaccatagcggccactccctcctttcctaccactatgtagtccgaattaatttcccatagcatgccctctacctcttcataaaaggcatgctgatacatttcatccccatccctatcgtaaaagagggtcatatggggagggtccgagggaggggtatacgggtgtaacgtctggatccacggcttccattgattataaagttttagcagccctcccttctgagggtcctctggttgcaacaacccccagtaaatgtcagcccattgtccctcagacacggatcctccagctgccgccaacaacatctgagaactggaatgcagtgtagttaatgaacagttcatagaatatccatttggaaaggtgacctctattccgctgggtccacaaaggatcgatgctccgcacttgaccaacaggtctctgcccaagagattggtagggcacctggctgacaaaatgtattgatgtgtaaaagtctgtcccgccacagaagtgactagtggtgtagaaaatggcagattttctggtgtacccgagaaccctatcagctggacgctagaggatgatgttttatcttgaaattcagtgccagtgagtgttgaaaatctggctcccgtatccactaaaaaggatacttccatgtccataactttaatctgcaggaaagggtctgccaacctagcctgctcgtgggtgctcgggctccgtcactgtgggcaatattgctcctcctctgtcagcaaagggaattgtctctttggagctaaagccgcatggggtgcctgatgtaccgggggtggcactgacgatctctggggctggacccaatgctcattttgtggtggtccatatccccttcccccagtgtcccgaggatcccaagccagggggcagtctctcttccagtgtcctggctgaccgcatacaaaacatacggctggttgcattcgtggagcaccccgacctctccctcttactcggaatccccccattggacctcccattctggccacataggtgggacccggtgcccaatatggggccgggtgccaactcatattattcccttgtggtggttgcgttggctgctgaatcatctggttcgcaccctttgaggaaatcttttttgcctcgtttgccttttttctagcctcttccaattgaagcttaaggagttgcacttgtgccgactccatagtatgtttgtcctccttttgcttagccctgtaacgtttcatgtgatgggtcaaatgtttttcccattgctcactcgagcagccaggaatatcagggttattatctaatgcctccctaactacagctggcagtccactcgttactgcagccctaaagagtgtagtctgcaagggatctgtggctgggtgtactcctgctttatcagtccaactctccctacactgactcaaaaaagtcgagatctcctcatcctcctttatggaaaaggtcagggactgcatgacaccggggggaacggggaacttatctctcattgcccctcctactgccatagcatggttggcaaatggctcggcatcgaggcacctagtgattcctgcgatcatttctacctgctgtatctcccacagcccaagctgtttacccaataatgctctccaatcccctatggctatcttatgtcccatcgtatattggcagaactttcccatccacgctccacctccctcagtcggaggtggcattttatccaaaatacaattcatgtcggtgaatgagaagggttgatacctctccccaatttgcagacccttataaattagcggcatctgtctatacctttctggaagccgtacttcctccctgtcccgcaacgcatatcccaaaggggaacGAGGGTAATCCTGACTCTGTCTTCtatgtgtgatcatgcttcccctgatcgtgactggctgttcctcctcttcattctcaacactcacactagctagatcagtatcctcgttctgctctctctcccgttcccatctgacactcgctgggtcatttcccttcctattctcctcttgtcccagctctctctcatctgtacttcccaagcccctactatttttccttactgcacatctatcgttctgtacttcgtgcacccactcttttgtttcctccactctctcctgtgcaactctcttcagtctctccttcgcctcatgtagttctggacctgttaactcagtgacattcactattccctcacttatctgcatcgctggcatttggggaataggataaggtggtggcaatgtctccggtaactctggatataacggggctgacggcttcacctcccccatattctccttagtgttatgggatccctgtttaatatcatgttgaaggttcgcttccacagccatgcaagccaatgtcataatgtgtaaatctgcccttctctgttccttcacttctctctgttgtttaaaccttcttctattccatatagatccttgtccttttgcctcatgttcctgtacctccttggctgcttccctctcttcttctcctaagtacagtaccagccggatttttttaaaccctcgtggtaccttcccctgattctgcagctctctccatatctgttcgtaccgtgccatagcctgtacctcctctcccttcggtaatcctcccagtaattgattccttgttttctcccactgtcggtttacagatgggggaacccctctaTCTCCCCTGAGCTCTTGCCCTACaaccctatttactccttccatctccgttctgatctttaaccctttagacttcgtacttcactgggtctctcccctggtaggattttgtcaccctgcaatttacttcgtcccttcccacgttattatgaacaccagcagctcactacacacgatccttaaacaaatacttattataaactattatgatacactagacgattcttaaacagatacttatccactatagaagcaaataactataaaacaatacacctatacagatacttatacactactatggtatacgatccttaaacaaatacttattataaactattatgatttactagacgattcctaaacagatacttatccacTGTAGAAGCAAATGactataaaacaatacaccttatacagatacttatacactactatggcacacgatccttaatcaaatacttattacacactatgaaaacaaataaccatcacaatgcaccttatacagatacttatacactactatggcacacgatccttaatcaaatacttattacacactatgaaaacaaataaccatcacaatgcaccttatacagatacttatacactactatggcacacgatccttaatcaaatacttattacacactatgaaaacaaataaccatcacaatgcaccttatacagatacttatacactactgtggcacacgatccttaatcaaatacttattacacactatagaagcaaataaccatcaccatacaccttattctaattggccaagtgtctaaagctatctctcgagatcgctacgaggggactccaaccccgttctgctaggaggactccaacccccttttactacaggggactccaaccctgttctactaggaggactccaacccccttctactacaggggactccaaccctgttctactaggaggactccaacccccttctactacaggggactccaaccccgttctactagggggactccaaccccgttctgctaggaggactccaacccccttttactacaggggactccaaccctgttctactaggaggactccaacccccttctactacaggggactccaaccctgttctactaggaggactccaacccccttctactacaggggactccaaccctgttctactaggaggactccaacccccttctactacaggggactccaaccccgttctactagggggactccaaccccgttctactagggggactccaacccccttttgtttaattctttggctttaacgagggcttttgcagagtagtgacaacacacaatttatctttgccaatagcagaacttcgttaaaacaggcgtctgcttacctccctttgtaggatggtcacttgttgttatcaccacaccacaatcgaccggtgtttcgtatctttttcttccgtcacttctccatcttcatcacgtcggggtcaccaaattgtcggactctggctttaccttactcttaatttagtctatgtgtagtctgagtccagcgcgttctttgaatgaagtgataggagaaggtattcggttcaacagtcaatttattacacagcacaagaataaaacttaacagagctctgggtcactcattagttcataggtcacctgcacagtgagctactccccaagactgacccctattgtccagttggttcagtttatataggtcaaccttatcatacagaacaaaagttggcttcctttgctagatttcattatcatacagaacaaaagttgtcttcttttgctagatctttttgcataagggttatcacaagtcatctcctgttttgcagatatctggggtgtagcactcccatcttaatcctccaggccagactatcctgttgtgttgatcagaaattaattcatccccagatatttctaatcaccattctgttcttgtctggccaatttctgctgttctctttaacacctcctcatgccttaatcttcctcctagactggttttccattccctttgtttcttgcaggccattctttgttctggtctggcctgtgtctcctgtgctactcaccacctccttcagtttgagcattcctcctaaatcgttttatgcatttcctctccctgtattttggagcagacaattttgctcagccaactttgctccatactgtgattgccacttaatcacatttctttttccctgaaccatgcagtaaatatacacttattaattaatcatttatttcatactgttttaacccctagattccaacaatacataaagagtaaaagagaggcaagAGTGAAAATCAGACCGCTGGAAAAGTGGTAATGGGGAAGAAAGAAATGGCAGTTGAGTTGATTATGtattttgcatcatttacttTGTAAGACACCATTGATATTTCAAAAATTTGAGGCTGTCAGGGCAGAAGTGAGAGTAGTAATTATTAAAGAGAGGGTG comes from Narcine bancroftii isolate sNarBan1 chromosome 5, sNarBan1.hap1, whole genome shotgun sequence and encodes:
- the LOC138764026 gene encoding endogenous retrovirus group 3 member 1 Env polyprotein-like, yielding MWQKRKQPYVWDRDKGDIYANAKRQAATHRVGDNRWVDLCQTTAELLGVKNCWVCGGPTRDGSWPWSREPLEVWELMSFHGSADETRPRQTWHLANHPLGEECIRKEQGKHYKGDSRCTRVKILGKFPRWHPQRPRWFLSPQKVTHCRPITDNSRGKGVWNCTGVNPYEGVPSLRQFWAHPYPHEFAPEGLYWICGNTAYTFLEPDWRGTCCIGIIQPQFVLLPQNDSHQLAARVYQGLRQKRDLKIGEWGEDWPPERIISYYGPATWAQDGSWEYRTPIYMLNRLIRLQAILEIITNDTAAALDLLAEEQQQIRATVFQNHLALDYLLATEGGVCGKLNLTNCCLKIDDNGQAVRDFIWHSQISSCPGSELATLGQLMAGKLVLWSLGMDTDCSASCWSCGVGVGPDPVHPSLPPVPDSTSVVTERHPQTPRHVFVTTALPRV